The following are from one region of the Streptomyces changanensis genome:
- a CDS encoding SWIM zinc finger family protein, which translates to MTEQGVRWTADQVLALAPDAASRKAGSKLGTAGPWSGAGRGATGAVWGLCRGSGSKPYRTVVDITGPAFSCSCPSRKFPCKHALGLLLLWAADANAVPAGAPAPDWVEAWLEGRKARTEPRGRGDGAKPVDAEAARRRAAARAARVTAGAEELERRLADLLRGGLAAAEQAGYGLWEETARRMVDAQAPGLAGRVRELGAIPGSGPGWPVRLLEESALTHLLDRAWLGVDRLPEPLATTVRTRVGIPTPAEGPPVRDHWLVLAQYDTSDGKLTTRRAWLYGRETGRTALLLSFGAAGRAPDLALAAGTAFDAELVPHPGAGQLRADLGERFTAPVPGGGPPPGGTTGDALAAYGRALRDDPWLDSWPATLADVVPVPGADGWQLADADGGAALPVTASALGRAGLWRLAAVSGGGPVTVFGECGHRGFTPLATWSPDAPGTVPLT; encoded by the coding sequence ATGACTGAGCAGGGGGTGCGCTGGACGGCGGATCAGGTGCTGGCTCTGGCTCCTGACGCCGCCTCACGCAAGGCGGGAAGCAAGCTGGGCACGGCCGGGCCGTGGTCCGGTGCGGGCCGTGGCGCCACGGGCGCCGTGTGGGGTCTGTGCCGGGGCAGCGGCAGCAAGCCGTACCGGACGGTCGTCGACATCACGGGCCCGGCGTTCTCGTGCAGTTGCCCGAGCCGGAAGTTCCCGTGCAAGCACGCCCTGGGACTGCTGCTGCTGTGGGCGGCGGACGCCAACGCCGTCCCGGCCGGGGCGCCGGCGCCGGACTGGGTGGAGGCGTGGCTGGAGGGCCGGAAGGCGCGCACCGAACCGCGCGGAAGGGGGGACGGAGCCAAGCCCGTCGACGCCGAGGCGGCGCGGCGTCGCGCCGCGGCCCGCGCGGCGCGCGTCACGGCCGGCGCCGAGGAGCTGGAGCGGCGCCTGGCCGACCTGCTGCGGGGCGGCCTGGCCGCCGCCGAGCAGGCCGGGTACGGCCTGTGGGAGGAGACCGCGCGCCGCATGGTGGACGCGCAGGCGCCGGGTCTGGCGGGCCGGGTCAGGGAGCTCGGCGCGATACCGGGCTCCGGGCCCGGCTGGCCGGTGCGGCTGCTGGAGGAGAGCGCCTTGACGCACCTGCTGGACCGGGCGTGGCTGGGCGTGGACCGGCTGCCCGAGCCGCTGGCGACGACGGTGCGCACCCGGGTCGGCATACCCACGCCGGCCGAGGGGCCCCCGGTCCGGGACCACTGGCTGGTCCTGGCCCAGTACGACACCTCGGACGGCAAGCTGACGACGCGCCGCGCGTGGCTGTACGGGCGGGAGACGGGACGTACGGCGCTGCTGCTGTCCTTCGGGGCCGCGGGCCGGGCGCCGGACCTGGCCCTCGCGGCGGGCACGGCCTTCGACGCGGAGCTCGTACCGCACCCGGGGGCCGGGCAGTTGCGCGCGGACCTGGGCGAGCGGTTCACCGCGCCCGTCCCGGGCGGCGGGCCGCCGCCGGGCGGCACGACCGGCGACGCGCTGGCGGCGTACGGGCGGGCCCTGCGGGACGATCCGTGGCTCGACTCGTGGCCGGCGACGCTGGCGGACGTCGTGCCCGTTCCGGGCGCCGACGGGTGGCAGCTCGCCGACGCGGACGGCGGCGCGGCCCTGCCCGTCACCGCGTCCGCCCTGGGCCGGGCAGGGCTGTGGCGGCTGGCCGCGGTGTCCGGCGGCGGTCCGGTCACGGTGTTCGGCGAGTGCGGGCACCGGGGCTTCACCCCCCTGGCCACGTGGTCACCGGACGCCCCCGGCACGGTCCCACTCACCTGA
- a CDS encoding MmpS family transport accessory protein yields the protein MKPTTRSAVAVLAAAGLAFGLGACSQAADKATERVDSALSEEYQVTYEVTGANIESISYNGGGGDAMNPKLETVEKPKLPWRKTVTLRGIEAPLVTPVSISYDGAQATCKITHDGKVIKEASGKGAAATLSCVAVSPVAG from the coding sequence ATGAAGCCCACCACCCGTTCCGCCGTCGCGGTCCTCGCCGCGGCCGGTCTCGCGTTCGGCCTCGGCGCCTGCTCGCAGGCGGCCGACAAGGCGACCGAGCGCGTCGACAGCGCGCTCAGCGAGGAGTACCAGGTCACCTACGAGGTGACCGGTGCCAACATCGAGTCGATCAGTTACAACGGCGGTGGTGGCGACGCGATGAACCCCAAGCTGGAGACCGTCGAGAAGCCGAAGCTGCCGTGGCGCAAGACGGTCACGCTGCGCGGCATCGAGGCCCCGCTCGTCACGCCGGTCTCGATCAGCTACGACGGCGCCCAGGCCACCTGCAAGATCACCCACGACGGCAAGGTGATCAAGGAGGCGTCCGGCAAGGGCGCCGCGGCGACGCTCAGCTGCGTCGCCGTCTCCCCGGTCGCCGGCTGA
- a CDS encoding ATP-binding protein gives MTVPETTEDERAHGDAQALRPHAEDAFAHELAALAAADDRPRPERWRMSPWAVATYLLGGTLPDGTVITPKYVGPRRVVEVAVTTLATDRALLLLGVPGTAKTWVSEHLAAAVSGDSTLLVQGTAGTPEEAIRYGWNYARLLAHGPSRDALVPSPVMRAMADGMTARVEELTRIPADVQDTLITILSEKTLPIPELGQEVQAVRGFNLIATANDRDRGVNDLSSALRRRFNTVVLPLPETPDAEVDIVSRRVDQIGRSLDLPAVPEGIDEIRRVVTVFRELRDGVTTDGRTKLKTPSGTLSTAEAISVVTSGLALAAHFGDGVLRPADVAAGILGAVVRDPAADRVIWQEYLETVVRERDGWKDFYRACREVSA, from the coding sequence ATGACCGTGCCCGAAACCACCGAAGACGAGCGCGCCCACGGCGACGCGCAGGCCCTGCGCCCGCACGCCGAGGACGCCTTCGCCCACGAGCTGGCGGCGCTCGCGGCGGCCGACGACCGGCCGCGCCCCGAGCGCTGGCGGATGTCGCCCTGGGCCGTCGCCACCTACCTCCTGGGCGGCACCCTCCCGGACGGCACGGTGATCACACCGAAGTACGTGGGGCCGCGCCGCGTCGTCGAGGTGGCCGTCACCACCCTCGCCACCGACCGCGCCCTTCTCCTCCTCGGCGTGCCGGGCACCGCGAAGACCTGGGTGTCGGAACACCTCGCGGCGGCCGTCAGCGGTGACTCGACGCTCCTCGTGCAGGGCACGGCCGGCACGCCCGAGGAGGCCATCCGCTACGGATGGAACTACGCCCGCCTGCTCGCGCACGGCCCCAGCCGGGACGCCCTGGTGCCCAGCCCGGTGATGCGCGCCATGGCCGACGGCATGACCGCCCGCGTCGAGGAACTCACCCGCATCCCCGCCGACGTGCAGGACACGCTCATCACGATCCTGTCCGAGAAGACGCTCCCCATCCCGGAGCTCGGACAGGAGGTGCAGGCCGTCCGCGGCTTCAACCTCATCGCCACCGCCAACGACCGCGACCGCGGCGTCAACGACCTGTCGAGCGCCCTGCGCCGCCGGTTCAACACCGTCGTACTGCCCCTGCCCGAGACGCCCGACGCCGAGGTCGACATCGTCTCCCGGCGCGTCGACCAGATCGGCCGCTCCCTCGACCTGCCGGCCGTTCCCGAGGGCATCGACGAGATCCGCCGCGTCGTCACCGTCTTCCGCGAGCTGCGCGACGGCGTCACCACCGACGGCCGCACCAAGCTCAAGACCCCCTCGGGCACGCTCTCCACGGCCGAGGCGATCTCCGTCGTCACCAGCGGACTCGCCCTCGCCGCCCACTTCGGCGACGGCGTGCTGCGCCCCGCCGACGTCGCCGCGGGCATTCTCGGCGCCGTCGTCCGCGACCCCGCCGCCGACCGCGTCATCTGGCAGGAGTACCTGGAGACCGTCGTCCGCGAACGGGACGGCTGGAAGGACTTCTACCGCGCCTGCCGCGAGGTGTCGGCGTGA
- a CDS encoding DUF5682 family protein — protein sequence MEGLLPRLPRGVGVTGPLLLGVRHHGPGSARAVRAALDAARPTAVLIEGPPEADALLPLAADPATRPPVALLAHAVDEPGRAAFWPFAAFSPEWVALRWALDHGAAVRFADLPAAHSLAMMGDPTWSDEDDEDTGDDGEPAADLRRGLRVDPLAALADAAGYDDAERWWEDVVEHRPSHAEDPFAPFAAVAEAMAALRETYGHGGHARDPVREAYMRLRLRAARKEHGDDAVAFVCGAWHVPALAAKTTVTADRALLKGLPKVRTETTWVPWTHRRLARRSGYGAGIAAPGWYAHLFAAPDRPVERWLTKVAGLLRDEDHPVSSAHVIEAVRLAGALAAMRGRPLAGLTETTDAVRAVMGDGSDVPLALVHDRLVVGDVLGEVPDDAPAVPLQRDLTRLQRSLRLKPEAAERDLDLDLRKDTDAARSRLLHRLRLLGVDWGVPAASRTGSTGTFRESWRLSWQPELHVRVAEAGVWGTTVLSAATAKARAEAAAATALAEITALAERCLLAELPEALPVVMKALADRAALDTDVGRLAQALPALARSLRYGDVRATDTAALAEVATGLARRIFVGLPPACTGLDADAADEMRGHVDAVHTAVRLLPHTDGTPADGSTDGVTDRTPAGTGGTASDGAAPDSAPAGDSDGGSGGTTPGTGGTASDGAAPGTAPDSAPGGSGAAPGSGGTAVGRAAAGGAGGEDTTAGWAAVLRRLARRDTVAGTIRGRAARLLLDDGRLAEDEAGRLMGLALSPGTPPVDAAAWLEGFLGGATGPGGRGRDRSGGMLLVHDERLLALVDAWLAAVPTEAFTDVLPLLRRTFSAYEPGVRRTLGELVRRGPAAGGGAALTAAGTPGFGAGHDAARADGVLPVLELLLGRRQPTDDDLVGVGR from the coding sequence CTGGAAGGACTTCTACCGCGCCTGCCGCGAGGTGTCGGCGTGACGGGGCCGCTGCTGCTCGGCGTCCGCCACCACGGGCCCGGCTCGGCCCGCGCGGTGCGCGCCGCCCTCGACGCGGCCCGCCCCACGGCGGTGCTGATCGAGGGACCGCCGGAGGCCGACGCCCTGCTGCCGCTCGCCGCCGACCCCGCGACGCGCCCGCCGGTCGCGCTGCTGGCCCACGCCGTGGACGAGCCCGGCCGGGCCGCGTTCTGGCCCTTCGCCGCCTTCTCGCCCGAGTGGGTCGCGCTGCGCTGGGCGCTGGACCACGGCGCCGCCGTCCGCTTCGCCGACCTGCCCGCCGCGCACTCCCTCGCCATGATGGGCGACCCCACGTGGAGCGACGAGGACGACGAGGACACCGGGGACGACGGCGAGCCCGCCGCCGACCTGCGGCGCGGACTGCGCGTCGACCCGCTAGCCGCGCTCGCCGACGCCGCCGGGTACGACGACGCCGAGCGCTGGTGGGAGGACGTCGTCGAGCACCGCCCGTCCCACGCGGAGGACCCGTTCGCCCCGTTCGCGGCCGTCGCGGAGGCGATGGCGGCGCTGCGCGAGACGTACGGACACGGCGGGCACGCCCGCGACCCCGTCCGCGAGGCGTACATGCGCCTCCGGCTGCGCGCCGCGCGCAAGGAGCACGGCGACGACGCCGTCGCCTTCGTCTGCGGCGCCTGGCACGTCCCCGCCCTGGCCGCGAAGACCACCGTCACCGCCGACCGGGCCCTCCTCAAGGGCCTGCCGAAGGTCAGGACCGAGACGACGTGGGTGCCGTGGACGCACCGCAGGCTCGCCCGCCGCTCCGGGTACGGCGCGGGCATCGCCGCGCCCGGCTGGTACGCGCACCTCTTCGCCGCGCCCGACCGGCCCGTCGAGCGCTGGCTGACGAAGGTCGCCGGGCTCCTGCGGGACGAGGACCACCCCGTCTCCTCCGCGCACGTCATCGAGGCCGTCCGGCTCGCCGGGGCCCTCGCCGCGATGCGGGGCCGCCCCCTCGCCGGGCTCACCGAGACCACCGACGCGGTGCGGGCCGTGATGGGCGACGGCTCGGACGTGCCGCTCGCCCTCGTCCACGACCGGCTCGTCGTCGGCGACGTCCTGGGTGAGGTGCCCGACGACGCGCCCGCCGTCCCCCTCCAGCGGGACCTGACCCGCCTCCAGCGCTCCCTGCGCCTGAAGCCGGAGGCGGCCGAGCGGGACCTCGACCTCGACCTGCGCAAGGACACCGACGCGGCTCGCAGCCGCCTGCTGCACCGGCTGCGCCTCCTCGGCGTCGACTGGGGCGTCCCCGCGGCGTCCCGCACCGGCAGCACGGGCACCTTCCGGGAGAGCTGGCGGCTGTCCTGGCAGCCCGAGCTGCACGTGCGGGTCGCCGAGGCCGGCGTGTGGGGCACCACGGTCCTGTCCGCCGCCACGGCCAAGGCGCGGGCCGAGGCGGCCGCCGCCACCGCGCTCGCCGAGATCACGGCGCTCGCCGAGCGCTGCCTGCTGGCCGAGCTGCCCGAGGCGCTGCCCGTGGTGATGAAGGCCCTCGCCGACCGGGCCGCGCTCGACACGGACGTCGGCCGGCTCGCCCAGGCACTGCCCGCCCTGGCCCGCTCGCTGCGCTACGGCGACGTGCGGGCCACGGACACCGCCGCCCTCGCCGAGGTCGCCACCGGACTCGCGCGGCGGATCTTCGTCGGCCTGCCCCCGGCCTGCACCGGCCTCGACGCCGACGCCGCCGACGAGATGCGCGGCCACGTGGACGCCGTCCACACGGCGGTACGCCTCCTGCCGCACACCGACGGCACCCCCGCGGACGGCTCCACCGACGGCGTCACCGACCGCACCCCCGCCGGCACCGGCGGCACGGCCTCCGACGGGGCCGCCCCCGACAGCGCTCCCGCCGGGGACTCCGACGGCGGCAGCGGTGGCACGACACCCGGCACCGGCGGCACGGCCTCCGACGGGGCCGCCCCCGGTACCGCCCCCGACAGCGCCCCCGGCGGCAGCGGCGCAGCACCCGGCAGCGGTGGTACGGCCGTCGGCAGGGCCGCCGCCGGTGGTGCCGGCGGCGAGGACACCACCGCCGGGTGGGCCGCCGTCCTGCGCAGGCTCGCCCGCCGGGACACCGTCGCGGGGACGATCCGGGGCAGGGCCGCGCGGCTGCTCCTGGACGACGGGCGGCTCGCGGAGGACGAGGCGGGCCGGCTGATGGGCCTCGCCCTCTCGCCCGGTACGCCGCCCGTCGACGCCGCCGCCTGGCTGGAGGGGTTCCTCGGCGGCGCAACCGGCCCCGGCGGCCGGGGCCGCGACCGCTCCGGAGGCATGCTCCTCGTCCACGACGAGCGGCTCCTCGCCCTCGTCGACGCCTGGCTGGCCGCCGTGCCCACCGAGGCGTTCACCGACGTGCTGCCGCTGCTGCGCCGCACGTTCTCCGCGTACGAACCGGGGGTGCGGCGCACCCTCGGCGAGCTGGTCCGCCGCGGCCCGGCCGCCGGCGGGGGCGCGGCGCTGACCGCGGCCGGCACGCCCGGGTTCGGCGCCGGCCACGACGCGGCACGCGCCGACGGCGTGCTGCCCGTACTGGAACTGCTGCTGGGCCGGCGGCAGCCGACCGACGACGACCTGGTGGGGGTGGGCCGATGA
- a CDS encoding VWA domain-containing protein, which produces MTGEDERLRRWRMVLGGGAADGTGCALTGGDAAMDAALAALYDGPGGDGDARGRRDRSAGLGGSAPSVARWLGDIRTYFPSSVVRIMQRDAIDRLGLSTLLLEPETLEAVEADVHLVGTLLSLNKAMPETTKETARAVVRTVVEDLEKRLATRTRATLTGALDRSARISRPRHRDIDWDRTIRANLKNYLPEYGTVVPERLVGYGRASQAVRKEVVLCIDQSGSMAASVVYASVFGAVLASMRSIATRLVVFDTAVVDLTDQLDDPVDVLFGTQLGGGTDINRALAYCQSQITRPADTVVVLISDLYEGGIRNEMLKRVAAMKAAGVQFVALLALSDEGAPAYDREHAAALAALGAPAFACTPDLFPEVMAAALEKRPIPVPDAA; this is translated from the coding sequence ATGACCGGCGAGGACGAGCGGCTGCGGCGCTGGCGCATGGTGCTGGGCGGCGGCGCCGCCGACGGCACGGGGTGCGCCCTCACGGGCGGGGACGCCGCCATGGACGCCGCCCTGGCCGCCCTGTACGACGGGCCGGGTGGCGACGGCGACGCCCGCGGGCGGCGGGACCGGTCGGCCGGGCTCGGCGGGTCGGCACCGTCCGTCGCCCGCTGGCTCGGCGACATCCGCACCTACTTCCCCAGCTCCGTGGTGCGGATCATGCAGCGCGACGCGATCGACCGGCTCGGCCTGTCGACGCTCCTGCTGGAGCCGGAGACGCTGGAGGCCGTCGAGGCGGACGTGCACCTCGTCGGCACCCTGCTGTCGCTGAACAAGGCGATGCCGGAGACGACGAAGGAGACCGCGCGGGCCGTCGTCCGCACGGTCGTCGAGGACCTGGAGAAGCGGCTCGCCACCCGCACGCGCGCCACCCTCACCGGCGCCCTCGACCGCAGCGCCCGCATCAGCCGGCCCCGCCACCGCGACATCGACTGGGACCGCACCATCCGGGCGAACCTGAAGAACTACCTGCCCGAGTACGGCACGGTCGTACCGGAGCGCCTCGTCGGGTACGGCCGCGCCTCGCAGGCGGTCAGGAAGGAGGTCGTGCTCTGCATCGACCAGTCCGGCTCCATGGCGGCCTCCGTCGTGTACGCGTCGGTGTTCGGGGCGGTGCTCGCGTCGATGCGGTCGATCGCGACGCGCCTCGTCGTCTTCGACACGGCCGTCGTCGACCTGACGGACCAGCTCGACGACCCGGTCGACGTGCTCTTCGGCACGCAGCTGGGCGGCGGCACCGACATCAACCGCGCCCTGGCCTACTGCCAGTCGCAGATCACCCGCCCCGCCGACACGGTGGTGGTGCTGATCAGCGACCTGTACGAGGGCGGCATCCGCAACGAGATGCTGAAGCGGGTCGCGGCGATGAAGGCCGCCGGGGTGCAGTTCGTGGCCCTGCTCGCCCTGTCCGACGAGGGTGCCCCCGCCTACGACCGTGAGCACGCCGCCGCGCTGGCGGCCCTCGGCGCGCCCGCCTTCGCCTGCACACCGGACCTCTTCCCCGAGGTGATGGCGGCGGCGCTGGAGAAACGGCCGATACCGGTCCCCGACGCGGCGTGA
- the sucC gene encoding ADP-forming succinate--CoA ligase subunit beta — protein sequence MDLFEYQARDLFAKHGVPVLAGEVIDTPEAAREATERLGGKSVVKAQVKVGGRGKAGGVKLAATPDEAVARATDILGMDIKGHTVHKVMIAETAPEILEEYYVSYLLDRTNRTFLAMASVAGGMDIEEVAATTPEKLAKVPVDANDGVDIEKAREIVAQAQFPAEVAEKVAEVLVTLWKTFVAEDALLVEVNPLAKVASGDIIALDGKVSLDANADFRQPEHEALEDKAAANPLEAAAKAKGLNYVKLDGEVGIIGNGAGLVMSTLDVVAYAGEAHGGVKPANFLDIGGGASAEVMANGLEIILGDPDVKSVFVNVFGGITACDEVANGIVQALELLSSRGEDVTKPLVVRLDGNNAELGRKILSDANHPLVQRVDTMDGAADKAAELAAAK from the coding sequence GTGGACCTGTTCGAGTACCAGGCGAGGGACCTCTTCGCCAAGCACGGTGTACCGGTGCTGGCCGGTGAAGTCATCGACACGCCTGAGGCGGCGCGCGAGGCCACTGAGCGTCTTGGCGGCAAGTCGGTCGTCAAGGCGCAGGTGAAGGTCGGCGGCCGCGGCAAGGCCGGCGGCGTCAAGCTGGCGGCCACCCCGGACGAGGCCGTCGCCCGCGCGACGGACATCCTGGGCATGGACATCAAGGGCCACACGGTCCACAAGGTGATGATCGCGGAGACCGCTCCGGAGATCCTCGAGGAGTACTACGTCTCGTACCTCCTCGACCGCACCAACCGCACCTTCCTGGCGATGGCCTCGGTCGCGGGCGGCATGGACATCGAGGAGGTCGCCGCGACGACCCCCGAGAAGCTCGCGAAGGTCCCGGTCGACGCCAACGACGGCGTCGACATCGAGAAGGCCCGCGAGATCGTCGCCCAGGCGCAGTTCCCCGCGGAGGTCGCGGAGAAGGTCGCCGAGGTCCTCGTGACCCTGTGGAAGACCTTCGTCGCGGAGGACGCCCTCCTCGTCGAGGTCAACCCGCTCGCGAAGGTCGCCTCCGGTGACATCATCGCCCTCGACGGCAAGGTCTCCCTGGACGCCAACGCCGACTTCCGCCAGCCGGAGCACGAGGCGCTCGAGGACAAGGCGGCGGCCAACCCGCTCGAGGCCGCGGCCAAGGCCAAGGGCCTCAACTACGTCAAGCTCGACGGCGAGGTCGGCATCATCGGCAACGGCGCCGGCCTGGTCATGTCGACCCTGGACGTCGTCGCGTACGCCGGTGAGGCGCACGGCGGCGTGAAGCCGGCCAACTTCCTCGACATCGGCGGCGGCGCGTCCGCCGAGGTCATGGCGAACGGCCTGGAGATCATCCTCGGCGACCCGGACGTCAAGTCCGTGTTCGTCAACGTCTTCGGCGGCATCACCGCCTGCGACGAGGTCGCGAACGGCATCGTGCAGGCCCTGGAGCTGCTCTCCTCGCGCGGCGAGGACGTCACCAAGCCGCTGGTCGTGCGCCTCGACGGCAACAACGCGGAGCTGGGTCGCAAGATCCTGTCGGACGCCAACCACCCGCTGGTGCAGCGCGTGGACACCATGGACGGCGCGGCCGACAAGGCCGCCGAGCTCGCGGCTGCGAAGTAA
- the sucD gene encoding succinate--CoA ligase subunit alpha, which translates to MAIFLTKDSKVIVQGMTGATGMKHTKLMLGDGTNIVGGVNPRKAGTTVDFDGTEVPVFGSVAEAMEKTGADVSVLFVPPAFAKAAVVEAIDAEIPLAVVITEGIAVHDSAAFYAYAKSKGDKTRIIGPNCPGLITPGQSNAGIIPGDITKPGRIGLVSKSGTLTYQMMYELRDIGFSSCVGIGGDPVIGTTHIDALAAFEADPETELIVMIGEIGGDAEERAADFVKANVTKPVVGYVAGFTAPEGKTMGHAGAIVSGSSGTAQAKKEALEAAGVKVGKTPTETAKLAREILEGTSA; encoded by the coding sequence ATGGCTATCTTCCTCACCAAGGACAGCAAGGTCATCGTCCAGGGCATGACCGGCGCCACCGGCATGAAGCACACCAAGCTCATGCTCGGTGACGGCACCAACATCGTCGGCGGCGTGAACCCGCGCAAGGCCGGCACGACCGTCGACTTCGACGGCACCGAGGTCCCCGTCTTCGGCTCGGTCGCCGAGGCGATGGAGAAGACCGGGGCCGACGTCTCCGTCCTCTTCGTGCCGCCGGCGTTCGCGAAGGCCGCCGTCGTGGAGGCGATCGACGCCGAGATCCCGCTCGCCGTCGTCATCACCGAGGGCATCGCGGTCCACGACTCCGCCGCGTTCTACGCGTACGCGAAGTCGAAGGGCGACAAGACCCGGATCATCGGCCCGAACTGCCCCGGCCTGATCACGCCGGGCCAGTCCAACGCCGGCATCATCCCGGGCGACATCACCAAGCCCGGTCGCATCGGCCTCGTGTCGAAGTCCGGCACGCTGACCTACCAGATGATGTACGAGCTGCGCGACATCGGCTTCTCGTCGTGCGTCGGCATCGGTGGCGACCCGGTCATCGGCACCACCCACATCGACGCGCTCGCGGCCTTCGAGGCCGACCCCGAGACCGAGCTGATCGTCATGATCGGCGAGATCGGCGGCGACGCGGAGGAGCGGGCGGCCGACTTCGTCAAGGCGAACGTCACCAAGCCGGTCGTCGGCTACGTGGCGGGCTTCACGGCGCCCGAGGGCAAGACCATGGGCCACGCCGGCGCGATCGTCTCCGGTTCGTCCGGTACGGCGCAGGCGAAGAAGGAGGCCCTGGAGGCGGCGGGCGTCAAGGTCGGCAAGACGCCGACCGAGACGGCGAAGCTGGCCCGCGAGATCCTCGAGGGCACGTCCGCCTGA
- a CDS encoding sigma factor-like helix-turn-helix DNA-binding protein encodes MTQGTMSEAQATEPSEPAPTPQSATDPETATESGAASAATDPEAAAPATPVEAFDALYAYAAPHLAEQAYLLCGRRRLAREAVEVAFHRAWDRWPEVAVDRDPVGWVRAEAHQYALSPWHRFRPAHRHPDPATGKGRTRELRAALLELPPPYRRTLLLFDGLGMGLPEVAAETEASTPAAGHRLLHARAAVAARVPKLADAEALRTRMAELAAGRSATVLPTPHAVRAGGERRVRLWTRGTVALTALIVTATAFTLATAPTRYEPPLAPGEAVGGVPVLSGPQHLTPEDEELRARLQAEPMTGPPRLVPAPH; translated from the coding sequence ATGACGCAGGGCACGATGAGCGAGGCACAGGCCACGGAGCCGTCGGAACCGGCACCGACACCGCAGTCCGCGACGGATCCGGAGACCGCCACGGAGTCCGGAGCGGCTTCGGCGGCGACCGACCCGGAGGCCGCCGCCCCCGCGACGCCGGTAGAGGCGTTCGACGCGCTGTACGCGTACGCCGCACCCCACCTGGCGGAACAGGCCTACCTCCTGTGCGGGCGGCGGCGGCTGGCCCGGGAGGCCGTCGAGGTCGCCTTCCACCGGGCCTGGGACCGCTGGCCGGAGGTCGCGGTGGACCGGGACCCGGTCGGGTGGGTGCGCGCCGAGGCGCACCAGTACGCGCTGTCGCCCTGGCACCGCTTCCGCCCCGCCCACCGGCACCCGGACCCCGCCACCGGGAAGGGTCGGACCCGGGAGCTGCGGGCGGCCCTGCTCGAACTGCCGCCTCCGTACCGGCGGACGCTCCTGCTCTTCGACGGGCTCGGCATGGGCCTGCCCGAGGTGGCCGCGGAGACGGAGGCCAGCACCCCGGCGGCCGGACACCGGCTGCTGCACGCGCGCGCCGCGGTCGCCGCGCGGGTCCCGAAACTCGCCGACGCGGAGGCGCTGCGCACCCGGATGGCGGAACTGGCCGCCGGTCGCTCGGCGACGGTGCTGCCCACACCGCACGCGGTGCGGGCGGGCGGGGAGCGGCGGGTCCGGCTGTGGACGCGCGGGACGGTCGCGCTGACGGCGCTGATCGTCACCGCGACGGCCTTCACCCTGGCGACGGCCCCGACCCGTTACGAGCCGCCGCTCGCGCCGGGCGAGGCGGTGGGCGGCGTACCGGTCCTGAGCGGCCCGCAGCACCTGACCCCGGAGGACGAAGAGCTCCGCGCCCGCCTCCAGGCCGAACCGATGACGGGCCCGCCCCGCCTGGTCCCGGCCCCCCACTGA